In Helianthus annuus cultivar XRQ/B chromosome 9, HanXRQr2.0-SUNRISE, whole genome shotgun sequence, the following are encoded in one genomic region:
- the LOC110879633 gene encoding protein STRICTOSIDINE SYNTHASE-LIKE 12, whose translation MQYFRITYPNMVTITPSLLYAFVVFLCMAVGISGQYAKFSKLDLPQGVTGPESAAFRGIIFPEGPFTTVTDGRILKWQGPNVGFVDFAYTSPTRTKQFCDTTTDPNKGPICGRPMALSFQPTTRLLYIADAYFGLLVVGPNGGLATQLAGGFKFATGVDVDLLTGNVYFIDASLTYDIRNTTQPGFMPDSTGRFLRYNPLTRRVSVLLSGLSGGGGPAVSQDGRFVLVPELTGNRISKYWLVGPRANQAELLLGNVRNPNKIKRAGRFGEFWVAVSLGFRPPTPLITPQGVRFNSNGVVLQTVSFATQFFNKTISTVQEQNGKLYVGSRLTNFIGVYSN comes from the exons ATGCAATACTTTAGAATCACATATCCAAACATGGTGACAATAACACCATCCTTGCTTTATGCTTTTGTTGTGTTTCTTTGCATGGCTGTTGGTATTTCAGGTCAATATGCAAAGTTTAGTAAGCTCGACTTGCCTCAAGGGGTTACCGGCCCTGAATCAGCTGCATTTCGTGGAATTATCTTTCCTGAGGGTCCCTTTACTACTGTAACAGATGGTAGGATACTCAAATGGCAAGGCCCAAATGTTGGTTTCGTCGATTTCGCATATACTTCACCCACAAG GACTAAGCAATTTTGTGACACTACAACTGATCCGAATAAAGGACCTATATGCGGAAGGCCAATGGCTCTTAGCTTTCAACCCACAACCAGACTTCTTTACATAGCCGATGCATATTTCGGTCTTCTAGTTGTTGGGCCTAACGGAGGGCTTGCAACTCAGCTTGCCGGTGGTTTCAAGTTTGCTACAGGTGTTGACGTTGACTTGTTAACGGGCAATGTTTATTTCATTGATGCTAGTTTGACTTATGATATCAG AAACACAACCCAACCCGGATTTATGCCCGATTCAACCGGTAGATTCTTGCGTTACAACCCACTTACTAGACGAGTATCTGTTTTGCTCAGTGGTCTCTCGGGTGGCGGTGGCCCAGCAGTTAGTCAAGATGGTAGATTTGTTCTTGTACCTGAGCTTACTGGTAACCGAATTTCAAAATATTGGCTCGTGGGGCCCAGAGCAAATCAGGCGGAACTTTTGTTAGGTAACGTTAGGAACCCGAATAAGATAAAGCGTGCAGGAAGATTCGGAGAGTTTTGGGTGGCGGTTTCACTTGGATTTCGACCGCCAACACCACTCATCACACCTCAAGGAGTGAGGTTCAATTCGAATGGTGTTGTGTTGCAGACGGTGTCATTTGCTACACAGTTCTTCAATAAAACAATCAGTACGGTACAAGAGCAGAATGGAAAACTATATGTGGGTTCTCGTTTAACCAATTTCATTGGAGTCTACTCTAACTAG